CGCCGCAAGGCTTCGCGCACATCGCCAGCGCTTTCCAGGTTCGAAACCTGCTCGGCGATGATTCGACAGTCGGCCAGATTCAATTCGCGCACGGCCGACTTGATCGCCGGAACCAACGGCACGCTGACCGACAGTTCATCCACACCCAGCCCCAACAGCAACGGCACGGCCAGGCGTTCAGACGCCATCGCGCCACAAACGCCAACCCATTTGCCGTGCGCATGCGCTGCCTTCACCGTCATGGCGATCAGGCGCAGCACCGAAGGATGGAAACTGTCTGCATGGCTGGCCAGGCGCGGATGATCGCGGTCCATGGCGAGAGTGTATTGGGTGAGGTCGTTGGTGCCGATGGAGAAAAAATCCACGTGTGGCGCCAGCACATCGGCCATCAACGCGGCGGCCGGAACCTCGATCATGATCCCGAGTTTCGGCATATGCACCAGATCAAGCACTCGCGCCTCCTGCTCGAGGATCTGCCGGGCCAGACGCAGCTCGGCAAGATTGCTGACCATCGGCAACATGATGTGCAGACGCGTCAGCTCAGTGCAGGCCAGGATCGCCCGAAACTGTTCGCGCAACAGTTGCGGTCGCTCAAGGCACAGACGAATGCCGCGCAAACCGAGGAAGGGATTGCTTTCACTGTCCATCGGCACATAGGCCAGCGGCTTGTCACCGCCGACATCGAGGGTGCGCACCACCAGATTGTGCGCTGGCCCGATAGTGCGGGCGATGGCGCTGTAGGTGGCCACTTGTTCGTCGTGGCTGGGCGCCTGCTGGCGGCCCAGGTAGAGAAACTCCGAACGCAGCAGCCCGACGCCGTTCGCGCCCAGTTCCATCGCCTGCGCGGTTTCGCTCAGCGACGCCACGTTGGCCGTGACCTCGATATGCTGACCGTCACGGGTACACGCTGCCTGATTGGCCTGCGCCAGTTCCTGCTGATGGCGCTGGCGCTGGCGCTCATGCCGCGTGCGCAATTGATCGATGGACTCGGCGTCCGGATGCAACTGCAATTCGCCCTTGTCGGCATCGAGCAGCACCCGCGTGCCGTTGTCGAGCGCGAGCATTTGCAGGGGCATGCCGCAGATCGCCGGTAAACCGCAGGCCCGTGCCAGAATGGCCACGTGACTGGTAGCACCGCCACCAACCGTGGCGAAACCCAGTACTTTGCGCGTATCAAGCCCGGCGGTCTGTGAAGGGGTTAACTGATCGGCAATGAGGATGGTGTCGTCCGGTAGCTCCAGCGCCTGCTCGTGAACACCGAGGATCAGCTTCAGCACGCGCTGGCCGACATCGTCCAGATCTGCCGCACGCTCGGCCAGCAACGCATTACCCAGCGAGCGAA
This genomic interval from Pseudomonas koreensis contains the following:
- the ptsP gene encoding phosphoenolpyruvate--protein phosphotransferase is translated as MVIPQQLQLLAPLSGVLMALDQVPDPVFAGRIIGDGLCIDPTSSTLCAPLAGVVSDMQASGHAVTVTSDEGVQVLMHIGLDTVNLAGKGFICRVEAGQRVEAGQTLIDFDADYIALHARSLLTLMLVVSGEPFNSLVGSTGLVEAGQPVLDVGGGAARDAHPATVQGDAVFSQPINLPNPNGLHARPAAVFAQAAKAFSATIHLHKLQAQANAKSLVAVMALQTAHGDSVQVSAEGDDAEAAVEALTRLLTEGCGEAVTAPAPVEAVAAEMPNILRGVCASPGSALGQVMQIVEASLMVTEFGAEPPIELDALSQALIEADMALQHLRDTANGQAQAEIFKAHQELLADPSLLDQAQALIEEGKSAAFAWKTTTEATGAMFRSLGNALLAERAADLDDVGQRVLKLILGVHEQALELPDDTILIADQLTPSQTAGLDTRKVLGFATVGGGATSHVAILARACGLPAICGMPLQMLALDNGTRVLLDADKGELQLHPDAESIDQLRTRHERQRQRHQQELAQANQAACTRDGQHIEVTANVASLSETAQAMELGANGVGLLRSEFLYLGRQQAPSHDEQVATYSAIARTIGPAHNLVVRTLDVGGDKPLAYVPMDSESNPFLGLRGIRLCLERPQLLREQFRAILACTELTRLHIMLPMVSNLAELRLARQILEQEARVLDLVHMPKLGIMIEVPAAALMADVLAPHVDFFSIGTNDLTQYTLAMDRDHPRLASHADSFHPSVLRLIAMTVKAAHAHGKWVGVCGAMASERLAVPLLLGLGVDELSVSVPLVPAIKSAVRELNLADCRIIAEQVSNLESAGDVREALRRFHEVKVDGLPVMED